One segment of Gordonia terrae DNA contains the following:
- a CDS encoding flavodoxin domain-containing protein: MSVVILYGTETGNGELVADAIADTLAADHDPSIYDMSEFAVEDLDPEDFLVIVCSTYGEGELPTGAEPFAEELESVDPDLTGVRFAVFGLGDSIYDTFNRGGEIVAEMLTKRGAVQVGEHARHDNSSAIKPAKQAAEWAEGISQEI, encoded by the coding sequence ATGTCGGTTGTCATCCTCTACGGAACCGAAACCGGGAACGGCGAGCTCGTCGCGGACGCCATCGCCGACACGCTGGCCGCCGATCACGATCCCTCGATCTACGACATGAGCGAGTTCGCGGTCGAGGATCTCGACCCCGAGGACTTCCTCGTCATCGTCTGCTCGACCTACGGCGAAGGCGAACTCCCGACCGGCGCCGAGCCCTTCGCCGAGGAACTCGAGAGCGTCGACCCCGACCTCACCGGTGTGCGGTTCGCGGTGTTCGGGCTCGGGGATTCGATCTACGACACGTTCAACCGCGGTGGCGAGATTGTCGCCGAGATGCTCACCAAGCGCGGCGCGGTCCAGGTGGGCGAACACGCCCGCCACGACAACTCGTCGGCGATCAAGCCGGCGAAGCAGGCCGCCGAGTGGGCCGAAGGAATCTCGCAGGAGATCTGA
- a CDS encoding DMT family transporter, which yields MHTWVPALLAVLAALMIAAGTVLRQRASRVNGAITPGWWAGAAIALCGFGLQASALGLGSILLVQPLVVLAVLFALPLEAWADHRNPARIEWAWGGVLVACVVTFLIVARPEPSMRRPDALLLWGTVGAVIGVVVALVVLAHRSSPHYKALFYGLVAGVLFGVSALLVKTVIYQVTHHFWRTFVHPEIYLFVLVVIGAILAQQMGFGAGDLQTSFPSMTVAEPAVAMVLGVLLLGENLQVSVPTALFLGIVLAIMVRAVCELAKLSAVRGYEQAVAAEEAAAVEETAADGVAAKDAAAGESETTTSRPVA from the coding sequence GTGCACACCTGGGTACCCGCTCTCCTCGCGGTGCTGGCCGCGTTGATGATCGCGGCGGGCACCGTGTTGCGTCAGCGCGCCTCTCGGGTGAACGGTGCCATCACCCCGGGTTGGTGGGCGGGTGCGGCGATTGCGCTGTGCGGCTTCGGTTTGCAGGCGTCTGCGCTCGGGTTGGGCTCGATCCTGCTCGTGCAACCGCTGGTCGTGCTGGCGGTGCTGTTCGCCCTGCCGCTGGAGGCCTGGGCCGACCATCGGAACCCGGCCCGCATCGAATGGGCGTGGGGCGGGGTGCTCGTCGCGTGTGTCGTCACGTTCCTCATCGTGGCGCGACCCGAACCGTCGATGCGGCGACCCGACGCTTTGTTGCTCTGGGGCACGGTGGGGGCGGTCATCGGTGTCGTGGTGGCGTTGGTGGTCTTGGCGCACCGCTCGAGCCCGCACTACAAGGCGCTGTTCTACGGACTGGTCGCCGGCGTTCTCTTCGGGGTGTCGGCACTGCTGGTCAAGACGGTGATCTACCAGGTCACCCATCATTTCTGGCGTACCTTCGTCCACCCCGAGATCTATCTCTTCGTATTGGTGGTGATCGGCGCGATCCTCGCCCAGCAGATGGGATTCGGCGCGGGCGACCTGCAGACGTCGTTCCCCTCGATGACGGTGGCCGAGCCTGCCGTCGCCATGGTTCTCGGCGTGTTGTTGCTCGGCGAGAACCTGCAGGTGTCGGTGCCGACGGCGCTGTTCCTCGGGATCGTGCTCGCGATCATGGTGCGTGCGGTGTGTGAACTCGCCAAGCTGTCGGCAGTGCGCGGGTACGAACAGGCGGTCGCCGCGGAAGAGGCCGCCGCTGTCGAGGAGACCGCAGCCGACGGGGTCGCAGCGAAAGACGCCGCGGCGGGGGAGTCGGAGACGACGACGTCGCGGCCGGTGGCCTGA